One part of the Acinetobacter sp. XS-4 genome encodes these proteins:
- a CDS encoding phospholipase D family protein, with amino-acid sequence MRIFQRIHQKINWSGRRYMAILLCVVAIAYLASAIYHTVKPLPQGINFSGKLRHADVKFLADKTYLDAKGQQQVDQHIFNEILKMIDEAKTTVVVDMFLFNSEVGDSKLKQRPLMQELTDALVSKKRQNRQIQIVLITDPINSVYGGLNPEHYRQLRQAGVDVIETNLGPLRASNPFWSGLWYICCQNVGNNPEKGWLPNPFGDEKITLRSYLNLFNFKANHRKTVVVDTDAGWKSLVTSANPHDGSSRHSNVALVVTGATAADVLQSEAAVARMSGSSSPSLILGDFEKDVTKPQVQVLTEGAIYQSVLKLINSAKPKEHLDLSMFYLSERKIIQALKNAQERGVIVRVLLDPNKDAFGRQKNGIPNRQVASELHAVGIPIRWCDTHGEQNHSKMILKYNDQQAELIVGSANFTARNLKNYNLETDMLVVGKVQNQVFKDAQDYFNTSWSNLQGRQMSVDYAKYADESKVKYWIYRFMEWSGLSTF; translated from the coding sequence ATGCGTATTTTTCAAAGAATTCATCAAAAAATAAATTGGTCAGGGCGTCGTTATATGGCGATATTACTTTGCGTTGTTGCTATTGCATATCTTGCATCGGCAATTTACCACACAGTAAAACCATTGCCACAAGGGATCAACTTTAGTGGCAAGCTTAGACATGCCGATGTCAAATTTTTAGCAGATAAAACCTACCTTGACGCAAAAGGGCAACAACAGGTTGATCAGCACATCTTTAATGAAATCTTGAAAATGATTGATGAGGCAAAAACCACGGTTGTGGTCGATATGTTCTTGTTTAATTCAGAAGTGGGTGACTCAAAACTGAAGCAAAGACCACTGATGCAAGAGTTAACTGATGCATTAGTAAGTAAAAAAAGACAAAATCGCCAAATCCAGATTGTATTAATTACTGACCCGATTAACTCGGTATATGGTGGTTTAAACCCTGAACATTACCGTCAGTTACGTCAAGCAGGTGTAGATGTGATTGAAACCAATTTAGGCCCTTTACGTGCTTCTAATCCATTCTGGTCAGGCTTATGGTACATCTGCTGTCAGAATGTTGGAAATAACCCTGAAAAAGGCTGGTTACCAAATCCATTTGGTGATGAAAAAATTACACTGCGCAGTTATTTGAACTTATTTAACTTTAAGGCGAATCACCGTAAAACTGTAGTTGTCGATACCGATGCTGGTTGGAAGTCGCTGGTGACTTCAGCAAATCCACATGATGGTAGTTCTAGACACTCAAATGTTGCATTAGTTGTAACAGGAGCGACAGCCGCAGATGTTTTACAATCTGAAGCTGCGGTTGCACGAATGTCAGGTAGTAGTTCTCCATCGCTCATTTTAGGTGACTTTGAAAAAGACGTAACCAAACCTCAAGTTCAGGTGTTAACTGAAGGGGCGATTTATCAATCTGTATTGAAATTGATTAACTCAGCTAAGCCTAAAGAGCATCTTGATTTAAGTATGTTCTATTTATCTGAACGCAAGATTATTCAGGCTCTAAAAAATGCTCAAGAAAGAGGGGTTATTGTCCGAGTTTTACTTGATCCAAATAAAGATGCATTTGGTCGACAAAAGAATGGTATTCCAAACCGTCAGGTGGCTTCAGAGCTACATGCTGTGGGCATTCCAATCCGTTGGTGTGACACACATGGTGAGCAGAACCATAGCAAAATGATTTTGAAATATAACGACCAACAAGCTGAGTTGATTGTAGGGTCTGCTAATTTTACAGCTCGTAATTTAAAAAATTACAACCTTGAAACTGATATGTTGGTTGTGGGTAAAGTTCAAAATCAGGTCTTTAAAGATGCTCAAGATTACTTCAATACCTCTTGGTCAAACCTACAAGGTAGACAGATGAGCGTGGATTACGCGAAGTATGCAGATGAGTCTAAAGTGAAGTATTGGATTTATCGTTTTATGGAATGGTCAGGGTTGTCGACTTTCTAA